Within the Fusarium keratoplasticum isolate Fu6.1 chromosome 1, whole genome shotgun sequence genome, the region TTCGATGAACCCTAAATAAACACCATCGGTATTTGGGATGCAGATTCTGGGGTCTTGGAACAGCATTCTGCATTCTGCATTCAGCCTTCAGGGGCGATCCATGCCTCCGCAACCACGGTTCTGGACTCGATGCACTAGCCGAATCTCTGGGCAGCAATTGGGCTGCAAGATATAATAGCATTGTACCGACTGATTGAAAAATAGaggtccttcttcttgcagCATCTTTTGGCAGGTTGAGTGGCGTCTAACTCGTTCGCTGGAATTTCTTCCATCACTCGCTGAGAGCGGTGAAGAAAAACGTCTCCTTCTCTGGGCAATTCAGAAGCACATGGTGGGGTTGAGCTCGTGAGTGCACGGGCCAACAACAGGCCCCAGCCTCAACGATAAGAATGGGTAGcaaactttttttttcttcctctcccttcATAAAAAGCCCACGTCCAAAAGATGCCTTGACGCGTTCAACCTCTGCTCCCCGGGTGAACCATTCACCATTGCTGGgagacatcaacatcaacaaaaCATCATCAGATCATACTTGCAATGGCCTCATCAAGGATCTTCATCAAGGGTTTGCCACCCAACATctccgaggccgagttccGGAAGCACTTCTCCGCCAAGGGTCGCGAGATTACCGATGTCAAGCTGATTCCCCAGCGACGTATTGGCTACGTCGGCTACAAGACCTCGGACGATGCGACCAAGGCAGTCAAGTACTTCAACAAGTCTTACATTCGCATGTCCAAGATCGCCGTTGAGACAGCTAGACCTGTAAGCGACTCCATCCTCATGTCTTGACTGACTGTTGCTCATGGAATGTTAGATCTCAGACCCCGCCCTGCTCAAAGGCCAGAACGCCTCGCATTCCAAACATGCGTCggcaggcacaggcacaggcaccaccaccaagggcACGGAGCGTCCGATCGTGAAGGACTCGGACGCGAGCTCGAAGAAGCGAAAGCGAGATGAGCCTCAGACGGCGGATCCCAAGTTGCGCGAGTTCCTCCAGGTCATGAAGACCGGCGGAGAGGGCGCGTTGGAAGATGCTACCAACGCCCACCAGGCTGACGGCGCCTCTGCGATACCAGCCGCCGCCGTTCCCGAGGAGGACAGTGACGACGAGTACGAGCAGATCCCGACTCGAAGGGAGAAGCAGCGCAGGATAGAGGCGCCGGAGAAGGCCCCAACCTCGGAGTCTCTAGCACCGCGCCCGAAAGAAACACCCGGCCCCGCCGATGTACAGATGCAAACTCCTGCAGATGAAGAGACAGCCGAGTCATCAGAGACCAAACAACCAGATCTGGAACATTCGGCAGTAGTtgcagaggatgacgacTGGCTGCGTTCACGTACCAACAGGTTGCTGGACCTTGTTGATCCCGATGAACTGGAACGAACGCCTGCGCAAGGGCCTGTTGTCAAAGAGACTGGTCATACCGAGGGAGGCGACGTCGTCAACAGTCCCCAGGCCAACCcctcggatgaggatgagatgacAGCTGAAGAGCCTACGATCGAGCCATCGGGGGGTGAGCCGCCGAAAGACGACTCACTTGAGGCGATCCGCCGAACGTCTCGGCTCTTTGTCCGGAACCTCCCCTATAGTGccaccgaggaggatctCCGCGAGACCTTTGAAGGGTTCGGCACACTTGAAGAGGTATGTTTCAAGATTGTTTATTTGTTTTTCGTCTTTTGTAACCGACAACGTGATGAACCCCTGATAGGGACAGCTTACACTACGGTGTTTGATGAGAACCAGGGCGAATATTTTAGTAGATGCTTCGATTGTCTGAATTGTTGTCAATTTTGTTGCATTTTTCTGTGTGGACTTTCAATGGCTGGGCACTGGCTAACAATGCACGTCAGGTCCATCTACCCGCCAACAAGTCAGGTACCAGCAAGGGGTTTGCCCTGGTGCTGTTCAGTGACCCGTCGGGAGCGGTTGAAGCATTCCAAGCCATGGATGGGGCGACGTTTCAGGGGCGTATCCTCCACATCATTCCTGCCAGTGCAAAGAGAGACACAGGGTTGGACGAGTttgccatctccaagctccctctcaagaagcagaacaTGATTCGGAAGAAACAAGAAGCATCTGCCAGCACCTTCAACTGGAATGCGCTCTACATGAGCCAGGACGCCGTCAACGCGTCGGTCGCAGACCGTCTTGGTGTTTCAAAATCCGAGATGCTCGACCCTACCTCTGCTGATGCGGCCGTCAAGCAGGCTATCGCAGAGACGAGCGTCATCCAAGAGACCAAAGCCTATTTCGCCGCTAACGGGGTGGACCTGGAGGCTTTCAAGTCAAAGAAGCGGGGCGACACGGCCATCTTGGTCAAGAACTTCCCCTATGGGACGACGATCGACGAGCTCCGTAAGCTGTTCGAGGAGTCTGGGCCCGTGCTGAGAGTTTTGATGCCTCCTAGCGGAACAATCGCCATTGTGCAGTTCACGCAGCCTAATCACGCCAAGTCCGCTTTTGGGAAGCTTGCGTATCGCCGGATTGGAGATAGCGTCctcttcttggagaaggcgCCAAGTGACATCTTCAGAGGCGGCGACCAACTGGATCAAGCCGTGTCCCTAAAGGATCGTCCAGCTCCGACGGTCCAAAACCTTAGTGTGAACGACCTGCTGTCACGCGGTGATAAGCCGGAGGACGACGTGGATACGACGTCGCTGTTTGTGCGGAATTTAAACTTTTCGACGTCGACCACCAGGCTTGCCGAAACTTTTCAGTCCCTCGACGGATTCGTCTCGGCCAGggtcaagaccaagatggatcccaagaagccaggcCAGACGCTTAGCATGGGGTTCGGCTTTGTCGAGTTCCGGACAAAGAGCCAAGCGCAGGCTGCACTCAAAGTCATGGACGGCCATGTTCTGGACGATCACGCGCTTGCCGTCAAGGCATCGCACAAGGGGCATGACGCAGCTGAGGAGAGACGGCGagaggacaaggccaagagggCCGCAGGACAGCGCAcaaagatcatcatcaagaacctgCCTTTCCAAGCCACCAAGAAGGACATCAGGTCTCTGTTTGGGACGTACGGCCAGCTCAGATCGGTACGCCTTCCTAAGAAGGCTGACTATACCCCAAGGGGTTTTGCCTTTGCCGACTTTGTCACTCCCCGCGAAGCCGAGAACGCGCTAAATGCGTTGAGGGACACCCACTTGCTGGGCCGCAAACTTGTCTTGGACTTTGCGGAGGCAGAGGCAgtcgacgccgaggaggagatcgcAAAGATGCAGAAGAAGGTAGGGGGCCAGGTCAACAAGGTCGCCCTCCAGCAGTTGACTGGACGAGGGAGGACGCGGGTCAATATTGGCAACGAGaacgacgagatggagggttGAGTTGAGCTGAGTTGAGAATGAGAAAACAGACTACAGGCTAAATCGAATCGATGGCCTCGTCCAGAGTTTCGACAAGGCTGAGTGTCCTATACGCGAATGGCCTCGCTCGCATCAGGGACTGCG harbors:
- a CDS encoding Multiple RNA-binding domain-containing protein 1 — protein: MASSRIFIKGLPPNISEAEFRKHFSAKGREITDVKLIPQRRIGYVGYKTSDDATKAVKYFNKSYIRMSKIAVETARPISDPALLKGQNASHSKHASAGTGTGTTTKGTERPIVKDSDASSKKRKRDEPQTADPKLREFLQVMKTGGEGALEDATNAHQADGASAIPAAAVPEEDSDDEYEQIPTRREKQRRIEAPEKAPTSESLAPRPKETPGPADVQMQTPADEETAESSETKQPDLEHSAVVAEDDDWLRSRTNRLLDLVDPDELERTPAQGPVVKETGHTEGGDVVNSPQANPSDEDEMTAEEPTIEPSGGEPPKDDSLEAIRRTSRLFVRNLPYSATEEDLRETFEGFGTLEEVHLPANKSGTSKGFALVLFSDPSGAVEAFQAMDGATFQGRILHIIPASAKRDTGLDEFAISKLPLKKQNMIRKKQEASASTFNWNALYMSQDAVNASVADRLGVSKSEMLDPTSADAAVKQAIAETSVIQETKAYFAANGVDLEAFKSKKRGDTAILVKNFPYGTTIDELRKLFEESGPVLRVLMPPSGTIAIVQFTQPNHAKSAFGKLAYRRIGDSVLFLEKAPSDIFRGGDQLDQAVSLKDRPAPTVQNLSVNDLLSRGDKPEDDVDTTSLFVRNLNFSTSTTRLAETFQSLDGFVSARVKTKMDPKKPGQTLSMGFGFVEFRTKSQAQAALKVMDGHVLDDHALAVKASHKGHDAAEERRREDKAKRAAGQRTKIIIKNLPFQATKKDIRSLFGTYGQLRSVRLPKKADYTPRGFAFADFVTPREAENALNALRDTHLLGRKLVLDFAEAEAVDAEEEIAKMQKKVGGQVNKVALQQLTGRGRTRVNIGNENDEMEG